The DNA window TGCCACCAATAATCAGAAAATTCTTTATTTCCTTATGGAGCATATAGGCGAAGAGTTTTACGACCGACAAATATCTAAACTCACTGGTGTAAGCAGAGCAGGGACAAACTTTGCATTAAGAGAACTCGTAAAAGGTGGATTAATAAAAAGAGAAAATAGAGGAAGGATGTCTTTTTATCGGTTGGAGCGCCAAAACATTCTCATAAAACACCTTAAACTCGTTCAAAATATAGTTATATTAAAGCTGTTAATAGATGAGCTAATTTCTTCATCTCTTCAAATAATTCTATATGGCAGTGCAAGTACAAGCGAAAACACTGTTCGAAGTGATTTTGATATTTTTATTCTCACGAAAGAACCAAAAGAAATCCAGAAAATTATTTCAAAGATTAAGTTAAAAGAAGAAATTCAATACGTAATCAAGACACCAAATGAGTTTGCAAAACTACAAAAAAGCAACGAGGTTTTTTATAAAGAAATCTTAAATGGAATTGTTTTATGGGAAGAGAAGAGAACATAGAATTTAAAGAAGCGCTTGAAAAAAGAAGAATCCTGCCTTTTGTAAAAGGCAAACGACTTGTTGTAAAAGAGTTGCAAGAATCAAAGAATGACTTAAAAGAGGCTCGCGATAGATTCAATAACAAAAAGTATAAATATACAACTATAACTGCCTATTATTCAGCATTTCATTCAGCAAGAGCCCTTATTTATTCCCGGGGTTATCGAGAAAAGAGTCATTATTTTCTATTAGTTGCCCTAAAATCTTTATTTGTTGAAAAGGGTCTTTTAGAACAAGACTTAGTGACTCGACTGCATAATGCAATGATTTTAAGAGAAGAAGCAGATTATCACGGCGAATTCTCTAAGGAAGGAGCCGAATCAGCTTTAGAGTTAGCGGATGAATTTATCTGTATGAGTGAGAAGATAATAGGCGGGAAAACTAACAATTGCAAGGATATATAAATTGTCCCTTAATGCGTTGGTTTAAGAATTTTTCTAGTAATAACTAAATTTTATATTCTAATGTCTAATTTACATAAACCTGATTTGGATTTGGCTACGCCTACTCAAGTCAAAAATCTTTTGATAGAAAGAGGGCTTAGTCCCAGAAAATTTCTGGGTCAACATTTTTTGGTTGATAAAAATATCCTTAAGAAGATAGTTGAAACCGCAAAAATAAAAGAAGGAGAAAAAGTTCTTGAGATAGGTTCAGGAATAGGGACGCTTACTTTTGCTTTGGCTTGCGAAGGCGCTGAGGTGTTTGCGATAGAAAAGGATAGGGGAGCCGCTTCTTCTTTAAAAGAACTTGCCGCTGTTTCCTATCCCAATGTGAAAGTTGTCAATGATGATATTCTAAAAATTGACCTGGAAATTATTCTAAGAAAATCTCCTGAATGGAAAGTAGTTTCAAACCCGCCTTACAGCATAGCTTCTCCGATTCTATTTAAATTGATTTCTTTTAAGAAGAAATTCTCATGCATCGTGCTTATGCTTCAGAAAGAGTTTGCACAACGTCTCGTTGCGTGTCCCGGCAGTGAAAATTATTCTTTTTTAAGTATAAAGGCGCAATTTCATATGGATATTGAAATAATTCATAAAGTTTCAAGAAGAGTGTTTTTCCCGTCACCTAATGTGGATTCGGCTATTGTTTTATTTAAACCTCTAAAAAGCCCAAGAGTAAAAGTTTGTGACGAGGAACTTTTCTTCAAAATAGCAGACGCAATGTTTAGAATGAGAAGAAAAAATCTTAAGAATACTCTCAAATTCTTAAATCTTCCATTGGAATTTTACAAGAAATCTCCAATTGATTTAACAAGACGGGGGGAAACGCTTTCTTTGGAAGAGATAGGGATGTTAGCTGATTTTATATATAATATCAAAAAATAACACGTTGAAATAAATAGATATATGTTGAAATACGGTAGATATACATGGATATATATTGTTAAAGGATTGAAAACTAAAAAAATTACATACTATAACTTCAAAAAACTAATGATAAAGACAATTTATTTTAAAGTATTTCTATGTATTTCGATTTTATTTCTATTCAATCTTGGATGATATTAATATGCAAAAAAGACGCTGGAAAGTAAAAAAACTTGAACCGTTTCTTTCGGGTCAAATTTCTAATGTTTTAGGGATTTCTCCGTGTACTGCGCAACTGTTGATAAATCGCGGCAGTAAAACGCCCAAGGAAGCGCAAGC is part of the bacterium genome and encodes:
- the rsmA gene encoding ribosomal RNA small subunit methyltransferase A: MSNLHKPDLDLATPTQVKNLLIERGLSPRKFLGQHFLVDKNILKKIVETAKIKEGEKVLEIGSGIGTLTFALACEGAEVFAIEKDRGAASSLKELAAVSYPNVKVVNDDILKIDLEIILRKSPEWKVVSNPPYSIASPILFKLISFKKKFSCIVLMLQKEFAQRLVACPGSENYSFLSIKAQFHMDIEIIHKVSRRVFFPSPNVDSAIVLFKPLKSPRVKVCDEELFFKIADAMFRMRRKNLKNTLKFLNLPLEFYKKSPIDLTRRGETLSLEEIGMLADFIYNIKK
- a CDS encoding nucleotidyltransferase domain-containing protein; the protein is MADELKQILYATNNQKILYFLMEHIGEEFYDRQISKLTGVSRAGTNFALRELVKGGLIKRENRGRMSFYRLERQNILIKHLKLVQNIVILKLLIDELISSSLQIILYGSASTSENTVRSDFDIFILTKEPKEIQKIISKIKLKEEIQYVIKTPNEFAKLQKSNEVFYKEILNGIVLWEEKRT
- a CDS encoding HEPN domain-containing protein, translating into MGREENIEFKEALEKRRILPFVKGKRLVVKELQESKNDLKEARDRFNNKKYKYTTITAYYSAFHSARALIYSRGYREKSHYFLLVALKSLFVEKGLLEQDLVTRLHNAMILREEADYHGEFSKEGAESALELADEFICMSEKIIGGKTNNCKDI